From the Plectropomus leopardus isolate mb chromosome 18, YSFRI_Pleo_2.0, whole genome shotgun sequence genome, one window contains:
- the dtnbp1b gene encoding dystrobrevin binding protein 1b isoform X1, translated as MMIVGTDAASNTASRNSVELEAEHAQRVPGADQGGAPAPQVKLKERQKFFEEAFQQDMEQYLSTGYLQIAERREPIGSMSSMEVNVDMLEQMDLMDMSDHEALDVFLHSGGEDNSAASPVAGPDVESFTTEISLQVPTQAELRHKLSSLSSTCTDSASQDTEAGDEDEDDEDEETEQAGGGGVGGSEGGGGRRRKPPVVVTLDEEEVHPDTALVDGVGQEDQTSKDSEVSRSKI; from the exons TGGAGCTAGAGGCGGAGCACGCACAGAGAGTCCCTGGGGCAGACCAGGGAGGGGCCCCAGCCCCACAGGTCAAGCTGAAAGAAAGGCAGAAGTTCTTTGAGGAGGCCTTCCAGCAAGACATGGAGCAGTACCTGTCCACTGGCTATCTGCAGATCGCTGAGCGGAGAG AGCCAATAGGAAGCATGTCGTCCATGGAGGTGAACGTGGACATGTTGGAGCAGATGGATCTGATGGACATGTCCGACCACGAAGCCCTAGATGTGTTTCTGCACTCTGGGGGAGAGGACAACAGCGCCGCCTCGCCTGTCGCAG GTCCAGATGTTGAGTCCTTCACCACTGAGATCAGTCTCCAGGTTCCCACCCAGGCTGAGCTACGCCACAAGCTTTCTTCTCTGTCATCCACCTGCACCGACTCAGCCAGCCAGGACACAGAGGCCGGggatgaggatgaagatgacGAGGATGAGGAGACTGAGCAAGCTGGAGGCGGAGGTGTTGGAGGatcagagggaggaggaggaaggaggagaaagcCCCCCGTGGTGGTGACCCTGGATGAAGAGGAGGTGCACCCAGATACAGCATTGGTGGATGGGGTGGGTCAGGAGGATCAGACCAGCAAAGACAGTGAGGTGAGCAGGTCGAAGATTTGA
- the dtnbp1b gene encoding dystrobrevin binding protein 1b isoform X3, which yields MMIVGTDAASNTASRNSVELEAEHAQRVPGADQGGAPAPQVKLKERQKFFEEAFQQDMEQYLSTGYLQIAERRGSMSSMEVNVDMLEQMDLMDMSDHEALDVFLHSGGEDNSAASPVAGPDVESFTTEISLQVPTQAELRHKLSSLSSTCTDSASQDTEAGDEDEDDEDEETEQAGGGGVGGSEGGGGRRRKPPVVVTLDEEEVHPDTALVDGVGQEDQTSKDSEVSRSKI from the exons TGGAGCTAGAGGCGGAGCACGCACAGAGAGTCCCTGGGGCAGACCAGGGAGGGGCCCCAGCCCCACAGGTCAAGCTGAAAGAAAGGCAGAAGTTCTTTGAGGAGGCCTTCCAGCAAGACATGGAGCAGTACCTGTCCACTGGCTATCTGCAGATCGCTGAGCGGAGAG GAAGCATGTCGTCCATGGAGGTGAACGTGGACATGTTGGAGCAGATGGATCTGATGGACATGTCCGACCACGAAGCCCTAGATGTGTTTCTGCACTCTGGGGGAGAGGACAACAGCGCCGCCTCGCCTGTCGCAG GTCCAGATGTTGAGTCCTTCACCACTGAGATCAGTCTCCAGGTTCCCACCCAGGCTGAGCTACGCCACAAGCTTTCTTCTCTGTCATCCACCTGCACCGACTCAGCCAGCCAGGACACAGAGGCCGGggatgaggatgaagatgacGAGGATGAGGAGACTGAGCAAGCTGGAGGCGGAGGTGTTGGAGGatcagagggaggaggaggaaggaggagaaagcCCCCCGTGGTGGTGACCCTGGATGAAGAGGAGGTGCACCCAGATACAGCATTGGTGGATGGGGTGGGTCAGGAGGATCAGACCAGCAAAGACAGTGAGGTGAGCAGGTCGAAGATTTGA
- the dtnbp1b gene encoding dystrobrevin binding protein 1b isoform X2 yields the protein MSTSPGATDGSQRNSLELEAEHAQRVPGADQGGAPAPQVKLKERQKFFEEAFQQDMEQYLSTGYLQIAERREPIGSMSSMEVNVDMLEQMDLMDMSDHEALDVFLHSGGEDNSAASPVAGPDVESFTTEISLQVPTQAELRHKLSSLSSTCTDSASQDTEAGDEDEDDEDEETEQAGGGGVGGSEGGGGRRRKPPVVVTLDEEEVHPDTALVDGVGQEDQTSKDSEVSRSKI from the exons TGGAGCTAGAGGCGGAGCACGCACAGAGAGTCCCTGGGGCAGACCAGGGAGGGGCCCCAGCCCCACAGGTCAAGCTGAAAGAAAGGCAGAAGTTCTTTGAGGAGGCCTTCCAGCAAGACATGGAGCAGTACCTGTCCACTGGCTATCTGCAGATCGCTGAGCGGAGAG AGCCAATAGGAAGCATGTCGTCCATGGAGGTGAACGTGGACATGTTGGAGCAGATGGATCTGATGGACATGTCCGACCACGAAGCCCTAGATGTGTTTCTGCACTCTGGGGGAGAGGACAACAGCGCCGCCTCGCCTGTCGCAG GTCCAGATGTTGAGTCCTTCACCACTGAGATCAGTCTCCAGGTTCCCACCCAGGCTGAGCTACGCCACAAGCTTTCTTCTCTGTCATCCACCTGCACCGACTCAGCCAGCCAGGACACAGAGGCCGGggatgaggatgaagatgacGAGGATGAGGAGACTGAGCAAGCTGGAGGCGGAGGTGTTGGAGGatcagagggaggaggaggaaggaggagaaagcCCCCCGTGGTGGTGACCCTGGATGAAGAGGAGGTGCACCCAGATACAGCATTGGTGGATGGGGTGGGTCAGGAGGATCAGACCAGCAAAGACAGTGAGGTGAGCAGGTCGAAGATTTGA